Sequence from the Nitrospinaceae bacterium genome:
CATCTGGTGGCAGATCGAATTCGTCGCGTTTGCTCTGGTGGGCCTGACTTATTTTGTGCTTCTGGATTTACGGGCCATGAAACCTGAAAAAAGTCAGGTGCAAACCACGATCCGGCTGATAGGAACCTATGCGATTGCTTCCGTTCTGTTTATTGTTATCACCGCCCAGCTTCCGCAATTTGATCCCGCTTTCGAAATAGAAAAACTCAACCGACCCCCGGTTAAATTATCCGGACTGGCAGGCCCTGAAGTCATCGCCGCGGGCAGGGAAGTTTTTGAAGCCAACAAATGTTTCAACTGCCATAAAGTTTTCTGGGAAGGCAACTCCGATCGTGGCCCTAATCTGGGCACCAAGCAAATCGGCCTGTATTCGGACGATTACATCAAAGAGCAGATTCTGGAACCCCGCAAAACGCAATCGCCAGGTTTTGAGGATGCCAAATCCAAGAAAGCCATGCCAACCTACTACGGGGAAGATATCAGTGACGACGAAATGACGGCCCTGGTGGCTTATTTGAAGACGATGCGCGACCCCACCAACATTCCCGTTGAAGGTAAATTCCCGAACCAATGGACCTGGTGGGACGATCCGCAAATCCTTGAGGAGGGGAAAGTGGTTTTTGAAGGGGCCGAACCCGCGACTGAGGGTCTCAATTGCGCCGTATGTCATGGCAAGGATGGCATCCCCATGATGACCGGGGCGATGGATTTTAGAAATGGAGAACAGCCCGATACCAAAAAAATGCCGGACCATCTTCCCGATGTTAAACTCAAAGACTGGCCGGACGGCTTGTGGTACAAGCGGGTCACGCGCGGCGTCACGGGAACCCCAATGGCGCCCTGGGGCACGATCTTTCCGCATCTCTATCTGTGGAAGGCCGAAGCCTATGCCCGCACCTTTCACGATCCGCTGGATAAACGCACCGAAAAACGGCCCGTTCCTCCGGTTCCAACCAAAGAGGACATAGAAAAGTGGAAAGCCGAAGAATTATTCCTCGATCCGCTGCTTTAACAAAGTTTTAAATACGGCCGGTCCCTTTTCAGGGGCCGGCTTTTTTTATGGCTTTAAAAACCTTTCTACCGGCGCTTTTCTGTTAAAATAAGACCATCTAAAGACTTGAAGGAAATCAGGAGAACTTAATGAGTAAAATTGACGATCTGATCAAAGAGAATCTGACCCCGGACGGAGAAGTGCTGACCCTGCGGGAAAAATTTTTGGGAGTTCGCGGCTTGATGCGATTGGCGGAATGCCCGGCCCTGGCCACGGTCAAGAAACTGGTTCTGCCGGCAAATCAGGCGAGCGACGAAGGGGCGGAGGCTTTGGCAAATTCCCCTTACCTGGGCAATATGGAGCACCTCAATTTGAACCACAATGAAATCGGTGATGAGGGCGCAATCGCTATTGCCAATTCCGACAAATTCCCGAAGCTCACTGATTTGACCATGTTCGGAAATGCCATTGGCGATGAGGGAGCCAAGGCGTTTGCCAATTCTCCACACAGCAAAAAATACGTCAAACTGGATCTCTACAAAAACCAGTTCGGCAACGACGGCTACCGGGCCTTGACGGAGTCAGAAAACTTGAAAAATTGCGAGGAACTGGAAATCTACCGCGATTAAGAGAAGCCGCAGGCGTGGGGTGCTGCCAGGCCTTAAGATCCCTTAGCGGTTTCCCATTCTTTCGGAGTCAGGGTTTTTATTTGCAGAGCGTGGATCAGTTTGGGAGTTCCTGTGATCTGTTCGTCCAAAGCGCTGTAAACCAGCCGTCTTTGATCGATGAGATTCACGTTTTCAAATTGCGATGAAACCACGGTGACGTGATAGTGCCCTCCCCCGCCTGCCGCTTTATGGCCACGGTGGAGATGACTTTCGTCGATGATGGCCACATGCTGGGCCTCCAGCTTTTCTTTCAGTATTTTATCTATAATTTCAGTGTCTTGCATGGACGAATTCCTTCGGTATCGGTTGCTTATTTGTCAGAATCGGAACGCAGTCCGAAACCCGGCAAATTGAGAAAATTGTTGAGAGATTGACTGTATTTGGCGTGGACCTCGTTTTCGTCCTGTTTCACCAACGGGGTTTTACATTTCGCGCACACCGGGGTCTGTTCCGAATGATAGCCCTTGATCCGGTTTTTGACCTGGCAGTTGGGACAGGGTAGAATAATAAATGGCGCGTTTTCCATGACTCATGATAGCAAACTGACGAAGTAAAGAAAACCCAATCTAAAAGAGACGACCATAAAACCATGAACTATTATCAGTCGACCCAATTCAGCTCCATACCCTTGAAGACCAAAATATCCTTAGGCTTGGGTGCCATACTGGTTCTCGGCCTGCTGTTCTTTTTTGCGTTCACCTTTTTCCTGATCGCCCTGCTATCTGCGGTGGTGCTCTTTATTTTCAACTTATTTCAAAGGGCCACGGGGAACCTTGGTCCCGGTCAGACACCACCACAAGGTCAAAAACCCTATCATCGCCCAGCCTCCAAAAATAACGACGATGTGATCGATATTTAACCCGGATTATTTCTTTTTGTAACTATGAGGAGATTTCCCCAGATAGGCTTCAGCGGCTTCTTTCAGAGTTTCCGAAAGGGTGGGATGGGGATGGATGGAAAATGCAAGGTCCTGGGCTACCGCTCCCATTTCAATAGCCAGAACCGCTTCGCTGATTAATTCTCCGGCGCCGCTTCCAACGATTCCGACACCGAGGATTCTATCGGTTTCAGGGTCCAGGATCATTTTGGTGCTTCCATCCGGACGCCCCAGAGTCTGCGCCCGGCCCGACCCGCCCCAGGGAAATTTGGATATTTTGATCTCCCTTCCTGCCTGCCTGGCTTCCGTCTCTGTGAGCCCGCACCAGGCGATCTCTGGGTCAGTGAACACCACTGCGGGAACAGCTCTGTAGTCGAATTTTCCAGGTTGACCGGAAACGGTTTCCACCGCGACATGCGCTTCCGCCGAGGCTTTGTGGGCCAGCATGGCCCCTCCCACAACATCCCCAATGGCTAAAATGGCGGGGTCCGTGCTTATCTGCCGGTCGTCGATATGCACAAAACCTTTTGCATCCATTTTGACTTGAGTGCTTTCCAGTCCGATTCCATTGGAATTGGGTTGACGTCCCACCGCTACCAGAATGCGGTCAAACGTTTCCTCGGTTTTTCCCGTTGATGATTCTAAAACAACCGTAACTCCTTGAGAATTATTTTTCGCATCGACAACTTTTGTGTCCAGCAGAATATTTTCAAAATCTTTTTTCAACCGGGCTTGCAGAAGACGAACCAGATCACGATCCACACCTGGAAGCAGCCCCGAGGTCATCTCCACCACCGTCACCCGGCTTCCCAGCGCCGCGTAAACGGTCCCCATTTCCAGACCGATGTATCCGCCTCCAACTATCAATAGACTTCCTGGAATAACATCCAACTCCAGGGCCGAGGTGGAGTCCAGCATTACAGAATCCAGACCAGAAAACATTTCAGGAATTATCGGTCGCGAACCGGTGGCCAGAACGCAGTGATCGAAAGCGATTTTTTCCTTACCCGACACCTCCAGTGTGTGCGAATCGAGAAACACACCCTTACCCCGGATAACAGTGACGTTTCTTTGCCTGGCGAGTGTTGTCAACCCTCCGGACATTTTGCCGATCACCTCATTCTTCCAATTTCCCAGCTTTTCAAGGTCAATTCGGGGTTCACCGAAATCCAACCCCCAGCCCCTGGCTTCCCGCGTTTCATTGATCAGTTTAGCGATGTGAAGCAGGGCCTTGGAAGGGATGCAACCGCGGTTGAGACACACACCCCCTAAATTGGCGTCGGAATCCACCATCGTCACCTTCATTCCCAAATCGGCGGCCAGAAAAGCGGCGGCGTAACCACCAGGCCCGGCCCCTAAAACCAAAAGATCGGTATGGCTCATGTCCGTTTCCTTGTTACCCTTCAAGCAAGAGTTCCTGGAAAGTTTCCAGTTCATGAGCGATGGACCGGGAAAACCTCACCCCATCTGCCCCGTCAATGACCCGGTGATCGTAAGACACACTGAAAGGCATGATCAACCTGGGTTCCAAGGTTTCATTTTTCCATACGGGAGAAACCCTGCTTCGTGAAAGACCCACCACCGCGACATCCGGAGGATTCACCAGGGGAGTGAATCCGGTTCCCCCTATGCCTCCAAGGTTTGAAATCGAAATGTTTCCCCCGCGCAGTTCTTCCAGCGAAACCTTACGGTCTCTGGCTCTTTTCGATAATTCCGACAATTCGATGGCCAGTTCGGTAAAACTTTTACCATCCACGTTTTTAATAACGGGAACAATCAGGCCGGAAGGCGTGTCGACCGCCACACCAACATTAAAATACTTTTTATAAATGAGTTCCCCTGTTTTCAGGTCCAGACTGGCGTTAAATTGCGGGAAGGCTTTTAAAGAGGCGACCACCGCTTTGAGGATAAAAACAGTGATGGTCAACTTACCGCCTCTCTCAGTTACATAGGCGGAGTTTTTTTTCCTCATCTTTTCCAGTTCGGTAATATCGGCCTCATCGAACTGAGTCACAAGAGGAACGGAAGACCAGGCGGCGCTGAGGTTTTCTGCAACTTTCCTGCGCAAGGAAGACAAAGGTTTTCGTTCGACAGGCCCCCATTGTGAAAAGTCAGGCAACTCTTTTACAGGCGCCTTGCCGGCGACTTGTGCAGACCTCAAATGGTTTTTGACATAGGATTTGACATCCTCCAGAGTGATCCGGCCGCCCCTCGCGGATCCTTCCACCGCGGAAAGTTTGACCCCCAATTCGCGGGCCAGCTTTCGGGTCGCTGGACCTGCCGGAATCGTATCTCCGGCCTGGTCCTCTTCGGCGTGCATGGGCGGCGGTTCGTCAGTTTTTATCTCCTTTTTGGAATCCTGTTCTTGATCCGGGATCGATTTCTTTTCTCCCCCCTCCTTATCCTTTTTCGAAGATTCTTTCTTTTCGGGTTCCTGTTTTTTGCTCTCGGCTTTTGATGATTCCCTCCGGGATACCTGCTTTTTAGAATCCCCTTCCGGCTTTTTGTTATCTTCCTTATTTTCTTTAGAATCCAAGGTGAATAAAACCTGGCCGACTTTGATAGTATCCCCTACTTTAATACGGATTTCAGTGATACGCCCCGATTGGGGAGACGGAAAATCAAAAACAGCTTTTTCGGTTTCTAATTCAAAAACAGTAGAATCTTTCTCAACTTCATCTCCTTCAGAAACCGAAACACTCACCACATCGGCGGATTCGATTCCATCCCCCAGCTCGGGCAAAACGATCTCTTCGCTCATGACATCACCGGACTCTTTCTCTCTGGGTCAATTTCAAGGTCTTTAATGGCTTTTTTAACCCGTTCCTTTTCAATTTTACCCATTTTTAAAAGAGCATCCAAAGTTGCAAGGGTTATCCATTCCGCATCCACCTCAAAAAAACGCCTTAAATCGGCTCTGGAATCACTCCTGCCAAAACCGTCTGTTCCCAAAACGGTCAACCCGCCCGGGACCCAGGGATGAATTTGTTCGGCTACCAGTTTCATGTAATCGGTAACGGCTATAAACGGGCCCTCCTCTTTTTCCAGTGCGGACTCGATAAAGGACGATTTAGGTGGTTCCATGGGGTGCAATCGGTTCCACCGTTGAGTCTCCAAAGCGTCTTTCCTCAATTCCTTATAACTGGTCACACTCCAGACATCCGCAGACACGTTATAATCATCCGATAAAATGGTCTGGGCGCGCAGGGCTTCGTTGATCAAACTGCCGCTGGCAAAAAGATGGGCCTTATTCATTTTAGGTTTCTCAGGACCGGTTTTGAATTTGTAAATTCCCTTTAAAATCCCCTCACGAATATTATCCGCCATTTCGGGCATTTTATAATTTTCATTGCCGACCGTGATGTAATAAAAAATATCTTCCTGATTTTCATACATTCTCTTCAAACCATCTTGAATGATGATCGCTATTTCATAGGCAAATGCGGGATCGTATGCGACCACATTGGGAACGGTAGTTGCCAGAAGGTGACTGTGGCCGTCCTGGTGCTGCAGGCCTTCGCCATTTAAAGTGGTCCGGCCTGAAGTTCCTCCTAAAAGAAACCCACGGGTCCGCATATCCCCGGCGGCCCAGATCAAATCACCGATGCGTTGAAACCCGAACATGGAATAGAAAATAAAGAATGGAATCATATTGATACCGTGGGTGGCATAAGCGGTTCCCGCGGCTATAAAAGAAGCCATGGACCCCGCTTCATTGATTCCTTCTTCCAGAATTTGACCGTCCTTCGCTTCTCTGTAATACAAAAGCTGATTGGAATCCACAGGTTCGTAAAGCTGGCCCTGACTGGCATAGATCCCGTATTTTCGAAACAAAGCTTCCATTCCAAACGTCCGTGCTTCATCTGGAATAATGGGAACAACGAACCTGCCAATTTTCTCGTGAGCCAAAAGCCGGTTTAAAATTTGAACGAAGGCCATAGTCGTGGAAACTTCCCGCTCCGCCGAGCCGTCAAAAAATTCCTTGAATAAAGCCTCCTGCGGCAGCTTTAAGGGCTTGGCTTTTTTAGAATTCCTTTTTGGCAGATTCCCTCCCAGGGCTTTTCGTCGTTCTTTCAGATATTTGATCTCTTCGCTGTCCTCTGGAGGCTTGTAGAAAGGGGCCTCGGCTACCTCCTCATCTTTTAAGGGAATTCCAAAACGGGAACGAAATTTAAGCAATTCATTTTCGTTTAACTTTTTCTGTTGATGGGTAACATTTCGTCCCTCGGCGACTTCTCCAAATCCGTAACCCTTAATCGTTTTGGCGAGAATGACCGTCGGTGCGCCTTGATGATGAACCGCGGCATGATAAGCGGCATAGATTTTTTCGAGATCGTGTCCGCCGCGCCGCATGCGTTCCAGGTTTTCGTCGCTAAGATGTTCCACCATTTTGAGCAATTCGGAATGCGCCCCAAAGAAATGATCGCGGATGAATTTGCCCGATTCCGTGCTGTATTTCTGGTACCAGCCGTCCACCACTTCCAGCATTCTTTTTTTAAGAAGTCCTTTTTCATCCTTCTCCAGCAACGAATCCCAGTCCTTTCCCCAAAGCACTTTGAGAACGTTCCACCCTGCCCCGCGAAATGCAGCCTCCAACTCCTCTATGATCTTGCCGTTTCCTCGAACGGGACCATCAAGCCGTTGCAAATTACAGTTGACCACAAAAATGAGATTGTCCAGTTTTTCTCTGGCGGGGAGGGTCAGGCTACCCATGCTTTCGGGTTCATCCGTTTCGCCATCGCCAACAAACACCCAGACTTTTGATTTTGAGGTATTCAGTAAACCGCGGTTTTCGAGATAACGGTTGAACCGGGCCTGGTAGATCCCCATAAGGGGGCCAAGACCCATTGAAACGGTTGGAAATTCCCAAAATTCCGGCATCAACCAGGGGTGCGGATAGGAAGACAATCCGCCTCCCGCCTGTAATTCTCTGCGAAAATTTTCAAGTTGTTTTTCAGAAAGGCGGCCTTCCAAATAAGCGCGGGCGTAAATTCCGGGAGAAGCGTGCCCTTGGAAAAAAACATGGTCTCCAGAAAACCCTTTCTCCCCACCGCGAAAAAAATGGTTAAACCCTACATCCAGCAGCATAGCCAAGGATGCAAAGGTGGAAAGGTGCCCGCCAATTCCAGGACACGCCCGGTTTGCGCGCACCACCATGGCCATGGCATTCCACCTTATGAAGCTTCGAATACTTTTTTCAATGTCTATGTTTCCCGGATAGAGCGGTTGAGAATCCGTCGGGATACTGTTTATATAAGGGGTGTTCGCTGTGAAAGGTACAGGGTGACCCGCTTGGATCATTTCTTCATGCAGTTGGTTGAGAATAAATGCAGCCCTTTCCGGTCCGACTTCCTTTAAAAGGTACTCCAGGGATTCAATCCATTCCCGCGTCTCTTCCGGGTCAAGGTCCTTGGGTTGAAAAGCTTCCGTTCCCTTACCGCCGATTTTATTATTCATAGAAATTTTATCCAATGACTTGAGAGTCTGCGCCCGGGCCAATAGTATCTTTGCAATTTTTGCTCAAGGACCTCTTGAATCTTATCGATGCCGCTTGCGGCTGAGTTGCTCCCACTTTTTGGGTTCCGCTTTCCGTTGGGTTTGGCTGAGGATGAAATTGAAAATTAATCTTGCGTCCTTCGGTTGGGTGTATTCTCCCTGCAAGCGGGTCAGAGTTTCCTTTTCAAAATCCAGAAAAGGCTTCAATTGCCGGCCCACTTTTTTGACGATCTGCAGATTGCTCAAATCCGAAGCAACTTCCGGTTTCTTTGCTGAAGCTTGCGGGACCGGCGGTTTTTCGGTCTTCGCCGAGGAGGGTTTGGGCCGTCGGCCTAAAAAATAAGCCACCGCAAACCCTTGTTCAGTTAAACTCAGAGCCTCCAGCCGATCCCGGATCTCCTTCTCAGTCCGGGCCTGGTTTTTTTCCCCTCCGCCTAGTTTCCAGCGGTTTTCATCCAAAGGCTCGAGGATTCCCAGATCAGCAAAATGGTGCATGAAAGCAAGGACTCCAGCGGCTTCTAAATCAGCCGGCGCCAACGTTTCTTTAAACCACACAGCCCATTGATCGAGCTCATGGGGTTCACTCAGAGCCAATTCTAAACTCATCCCGGTTTCAAACTCCCTTCAACCTGAGCTGAGTATCCTCTGGCACACCGTTCTTTAACCGCTTTTGAAACGTTTCCTTCCAACTGTCCGACAGCGCCGTCACCGAGAGAATTTCGTGAATCCCATCCCAATCCTTTTTATTTTTGTGCATGAGGCCGTTGGCCCTTTCAATGGAAATTCTGGCGGGATCTTTTTTTAGAAGTGTAACTTCGCAATTTGCTTGCACCCAGCCGGGTTTTAGCACTCTGAGATAAAAGCCGCTAAATCCCGTGGTTTGCACCCGGCAGGCCATGGCCTGAAAATCGAATATTTTATTGAGTTTGTGGCAGGGTTGCCGGGGTTGAGTGCATTGCACCTCCGCCTCCCCGATGCGGAACACGTCACCGATATGAACTTCATGCTCGGTCCATCCTCTGACACTCAGGTTTTCGCCAAAGGCCCCGAAATGCAGGTCCCGGTCCAACTCTTTTTCCCAGAAAGAGAAATGGTCCACGCAATAAGCGCACACCGCCTTATCGCCGCCGCCGTGATACCGGTCATCCGCCACTCCGTCGCCGTGAAAGCCGAGATTGTCGAGGAAAACTTTTCCCAGGACGGGTTTTTTCAGGATTCCAGAGAACATCTTTTTGTTCCCGGCGACCACCACTTGCCCCGGAACGGCGATATTGATCGATTGAATCGTCGGCGTCACTTCAAATTTATCCCCTAGTTGTGATGAAAAGTGCCCCTAAACTTCTTTTATACACACTTTATCAAAGTTTTGCCGTCAATGGGATTGAATTTAATTATCGGAAAGGGGAATCAGGTTCAATTCCCAAAAAGCGGAGCGCTCCAAAAGGGTAGAAATTAAGGTGCCGACCGGAGATAGAGAGCAAGAGATTTTACAATTTGGCCAGAGCCGCCTTCAATTTCTTAGCGGCATCTTCATAGGCTTTTTTTTCTCCAGCCGAAAATTCAACTTTGTAAAGCTCCCATTTTGCAGATGCGGCTTTTCTACGTTTTTCAGCCTCTTCCGCTAACTCCGTAAAACTACCAATAAATTCCTGCATAACCTCTTTCGATGTTTTTGTGGATTCTGTCATTGAGTCGTACCCCAAATAAAGGTTGTAAAATTAAAATCTAAAAAAACGTGTCAGCCTCTATCCGCCGATTTAAAGGAAGGCAATGCGTCTATTTTTCTGTCAATCCCCTTAACCGTTAATTGAATGTCATTGACCGAAGATTCGATGTATCTCAATAATCTTTCGACGCCTTTTACGTCCTGCAGACTATTCTCAGAGCTATTCCCGGAAGAAGAGCAGTCAGCATTTTTATTGTTTCCAGAAATTTCGGTATTTTCTTTTGCAACGGCTTTGGGAGGATGGATCCATGGATTAACTCCATTTAAAAATAAAGCCAATATAAAAACAGTCATCATAATTTTCGCACAGCGATCGACAGTCATTGTTCTCTCCTTCGTTATTTAAAGGGTGTTGAACCGCAAGCAGAATGCTCTTTTGAATGAGTGAAAGAAAACCCTCATTTCGACATAGTTCAAATGACTATTCTGATTTTGTCACTGCCAGAAAGATCTCGAACGCCGATTCGCCGCTTTTCGTTTTTTTTTGGCCTCTTTAATCTTCAGTTTTTTCTTCATGGAAGGCTTTACAAAAAACCGTCTACGTTTAAGTTCTTTGAACAAACCCTCCTTGCTGAGTTGGCGTTTCAAAACTTTCAAGGCTTTATCGACCTGATTTTGGTAAACGGTAACTTGTAGAATAGAACACTCCTTTTTTCAAAGTTGTGGCACTTTTGATTTTTCAAGGTCCTTAGGAGATTTTGCCCAAGGCCTTCCATTTCGCTTGTTTTTCTTAAAAAGAGATGGAAATTCCAATTGCTTTAGGGACCTGATGTTCAGCTTTTTTACCGAAATCACTTTTTTCAAATTTCCGCAACCGTCATACACCTTAACTTCATGCATATAATACCTCGTTTTAACCTGTTTAGTTTCTAACTTTACTTGAAAAAAAAAGCCACTCCAAAAAGGAATGGCAAATATTTTAGGTCCTTTACGATTTTTTGAAGCCTTGCCTCGGGTCAGTTACTTGGAGGAAAGTATCGACAGGGTATCATGCGTTGACAAAGTTACAAGGAGTTTTAAATTATTATTTTTTAATGTTCAAAATGAGGCCTAAAAGCTGAAATGAAGGACTTTAAGCTCGTTTTTAAATTAATTTCCTCATTAAAATATTAAATTAGGATATTCCTGGTATTCATGATAGCTTGCTTGCATTAACAGGGTTGTCAGTTGCAGTGTAAGTAGATTCCTTCTAGTTTCTCGCCCACAGCAAACCTATAAGCGCAATTTGGTCGAATAGACCAAAGGAAGTTGGTTTTTTCTTGAAGTGGTTCTCTAAAAGTCCTTGCATCCATCCAACCCAATTTAAAAATAGGGAGAGCATTGTCCGGATTTTCTGGAAGTGTATTCTCGCTCAATTGCAGGAGAGTATTTATTATGGCAACAGGAACAGTAAAATGGTTTAACGAAAGCAAGGGTTATGGATTCATTGAGTCCGAGAGCGGCAAAGATCTCTTTGTTCATTTTTCGGAAATTCAAGGGGACGGTTTCAAGACTCTTACAGAGGGCCAGGCGGTCGAGTTCGAAGAAGGTATGGGCCAGAAAGGTCCACAAGCCACCAAGGTGGTATCCAAATAAGAACTCCCGGACAACCATCCGGCGGAATGTGAATACGCTGGAGTCCTATCAGTTCCATTTTTATGTAAAAGGGTTTGGCCGAAAGGCCAGGCCCTTTTACGTGCCGCATTCAATTTTATTGCATTCCCGAAAGCGCCACGCCGCCCAAATATAAAGGCTCCATCGCATGAAGGAGTCCACCCCGGGGGCATCAACTGATTTTGAGTCTAATCCCTCGCAATGCTTTTTTGAGCATCAAAAAACTGGTAGCAGTTCTTCCCTTGTTTTTTAGCGGCGTAGAGGGCATCGTCCGCGTGTTTCAAAAGAGTGGTGCTGTTTTCCCCGTCCCTGGGGTAAAGGGCGACACCCACACTGAGCGTGATTTGAAGTTCATGCTCCTGGATATGAATCGGCTGACTCACTGCATGCAGGAGTTTTTTCGCCAGATGATCGGCATCGGCGGGAGAATTGATCTCCGGCAACAGAAGAATAAATTCATCGCCGCCCAGCCGCGCCACGGTGTCCTGATTTCGAAGACATTTTTTTAGCCGGGCTCCAACGCTTTTCAGCACTTGATCCCCCACCCCATGCCCCAGGTTATCGTTGATCTTTTTGAAGTGATCAAAATCCAAAAACAAAACCGCAAGCAGGCTTTGGCTGCGCTGAGCCTGGGCCAGGGCCATTTCGAGACGGTCATTCAAAAGAATACGATTCGGCAGTCCGGTCAGGGCATCATGATAAGCCATATTCCGTATCAAACCCTCAGTGCGTTTACGTTCCAGCTCCGCTCCCGCCCTGGCGGCAAATACTTTCAGAATAGAAATTGTCTTTTGCCTGTCCAACATGGGTTGGTCATGCATCACCGATAAATGGCCGATTATTTTACAATGAGAGTCAAAACAGGGGACCCCGGCATAGCTCCTGATATTGCCGTTTCCAAAGCAGACCGGGCCGTCAAATTTTTCCTGCAGGCAATCCGGATGGAATGAGATCATCCCGGCCAGCACTTCTTCATACGGGGTATTTTTTATACTGAACGTATGCTCGTCTACAAACGCGCCATTGTCCCAACCTGAAATGATAGAGCATTCAGATGAATTGTAACTGATCATTTCCGACACATAAACTTTGTTAACGCCAAGCGCTGAGGCCAGATGCCGGACCAGAGACCGAAAAAAATCATCCCCCACGCGCGATGACGTCCCCTCCACGATGGAATGAAATGCCGCCTGCTCATTGTGACGCCGGATTTCACTGCCAATATTTGCGGCCATGGTTTTCAATAGAGATTCCTGATTGCGGGACCAGTCCCTCTGCGATTGCGAATCCGCAAACACAAGAAAACCCCAAAATCTCCCATCTATGATGACAGGGGCGATGGAAAGCGAAATAATGCCCTGCTTTTGCATCGGCTCTGCGACTTGAACGGGCAGACCCTTGACTAAAATCTGAACGAATTCGCCTTTCCTCAGGGAAGTAAAGCAGTCTTCGGTTTGAAAATCTTTTATGGTCTGGTTTTGGAAAAAACTTTCTAGGTTTCGTGCCTGGTTCGAATTCCGGTTCCAGGAAAAAGACTTTATAAATTTTTGCGGTTCACTGGAATTTTCACCATTTTGGTAAATCTCAATGGTATTCACATTCAGTGAATTGCCCAGAATATCGAGAGCTTTTTCTATGGCCTCGCGGTGATTATTCCCGACCAATAAACAGTTGGTCGCATCTGACATGGCTTGCAGTAATTTATCCTGCGCACTCAGGGCATTTTCAGCCTTACGGCGGTTTTCCTCTTCTTCCTGGATTCTGAGCGCCTGATGAATGGAATGCGCCAGGGACTCTCCGGACAGACCGCTTTTTGCAAGATAATCGCTGGCTCCGGATTTCATGACTTCCACGGCGATTTCTTCATCGCCCCTGCCGGTCAACAGGATCACTGGCAGAGTATGCCCCTTTTGGCGTATACTGCGAAGCAGTTCCAAACCATTGATTTCCCCCAATCTGAAATCAAAAAGGCAGAGGTCGTATTTGTTGTTTTCCAGGCGGGAAAAAGTATCCGCGGAAGACTTGGCCCAGTCAAACTGCGGGTTTGTGCCGGGAAATCCATCGCGAACCAGCTCCCGGATCAAAACGACATCATCCTCGTCATCTTCGGCGATCAATATTTTTAGATCTTTCACCTGCATATGGGATTGTGGGTGAGGGATGGAAAAGCCTTATTTAATGGTAAGTTGAATTGCCCTTAAAATCAATTAAATCGCCACGGACGAGCGGCCTGCCGGGAAGGAAAATCATTGAAAAACCATCCGCTGGTTTCTATAAGGATATTTTTCACGGCATCCACAAATACATGAAATGCGGCGAGGTCCTATCGAGATTGAGGCCCAGATCGATGTTGAGTAAATTGAGGGTCGGAGATGCCGGAATCGAGGAATACAGAGTGGGTTTGTAATCTCCGGGGCGTAGATAAGTCACGACTTTAACCTCAGACAGGCCGAGTTCTTTTTTGATCAGGTCCAGGCTGTCGTCCAGATAA
This genomic interval carries:
- a CDS encoding pyruvate dehydrogenase E1 component, with protein sequence MARAQTLKSLDKISMNNKIGGKGTEAFQPKDLDPEETREWIESLEYLLKEVGPERAAFILNQLHEEMIQAGHPVPFTANTPYINSIPTDSQPLYPGNIDIEKSIRSFIRWNAMAMVVRANRACPGIGGHLSTFASLAMLLDVGFNHFFRGGEKGFSGDHVFFQGHASPGIYARAYLEGRLSEKQLENFRRELQAGGGLSSYPHPWLMPEFWEFPTVSMGLGPLMGIYQARFNRYLENRGLLNTSKSKVWVFVGDGETDEPESMGSLTLPAREKLDNLIFVVNCNLQRLDGPVRGNGKIIEELEAAFRGAGWNVLKVLWGKDWDSLLEKDEKGLLKKRMLEVVDGWYQKYSTESGKFIRDHFFGAHSELLKMVEHLSDENLERMRRGGHDLEKIYAAYHAAVHHQGAPTVILAKTIKGYGFGEVAEGRNVTHQQKKLNENELLKFRSRFGIPLKDEEVAEAPFYKPPEDSEEIKYLKERRKALGGNLPKRNSKKAKPLKLPQEALFKEFFDGSAEREVSTTMAFVQILNRLLAHEKIGRFVVPIIPDEARTFGMEALFRKYGIYASQGQLYEPVDSNQLLYYREAKDGQILEEGINEAGSMASFIAAGTAYATHGINMIPFFIFYSMFGFQRIGDLIWAAGDMRTRGFLLGGTSGRTTLNGEGLQHQDGHSHLLATTVPNVVAYDPAFAYEIAIIIQDGLKRMYENQEDIFYYITVGNENYKMPEMADNIREGILKGIYKFKTGPEKPKMNKAHLFASGSLINEALRAQTILSDDYNVSADVWSVTSYKELRKDALETQRWNRLHPMEPPKSSFIESALEKEEGPFIAVTDYMKLVAEQIHPWVPGGLTVLGTDGFGRSDSRADLRRFFEVDAEWITLATLDALLKMGKIEKERVKKAIKDLEIDPERKSPVMS
- a CDS encoding MOSC domain-containing protein produces the protein MTPTIQSINIAVPGQVVVAGNKKMFSGILKKPVLGKVFLDNLGFHGDGVADDRYHGGGDKAVCAYCVDHFSFWEKELDRDLHFGAFGENLSVRGWTEHEVHIGDVFRIGEAEVQCTQPRQPCHKLNKIFDFQAMACRVQTTGFSGFYLRVLKPGWVQANCEVTLLKKDPARISIERANGLMHKNKKDWDGIHEILSVTALSDSWKETFQKRLKNGVPEDTQLRLKGV
- a CDS encoding BolA family transcriptional regulator — its product is MQDTEIIDKILKEKLEAQHVAIIDESHLHRGHKAAGGGGHYHVTVVSSQFENVNLIDQRRLVYSALDEQITGTPKLIHALQIKTLTPKEWETAKGS
- the lpd gene encoding dihydrolipoyl dehydrogenase; translated protein: MSHTDLLVLGAGPGGYAAAFLAADLGMKVTMVDSDANLGGVCLNRGCIPSKALLHIAKLINETREARGWGLDFGEPRIDLEKLGNWKNEVIGKMSGGLTTLARQRNVTVIRGKGVFLDSHTLEVSGKEKIAFDHCVLATGSRPIIPEMFSGLDSVMLDSTSALELDVIPGSLLIVGGGYIGLEMGTVYAALGSRVTVVEMTSGLLPGVDRDLVRLLQARLKKDFENILLDTKVVDAKNNSQGVTVVLESSTGKTEETFDRILVAVGRQPNSNGIGLESTQVKMDAKGFVHIDDRQISTDPAILAIGDVVGGAMLAHKASAEAHVAVETVSGQPGKFDYRAVPAVVFTDPEIAWCGLTETEARQAGREIKISKFPWGGSGRAQTLGRPDGSTKMILDPETDRILGVGIVGSGAGELISEAVLAIEMGAVAQDLAFSIHPHPTLSETLKEAAEAYLGKSPHSYKKK
- a CDS encoding cold-shock protein, whose amino-acid sequence is MATGTVKWFNESKGYGFIESESGKDLFVHFSEIQGDGFKTLTEGQAVEFEEGMGQKGPQATKVVSK